One part of the Chrysemys picta bellii isolate R12L10 chromosome 14, ASM1138683v2, whole genome shotgun sequence genome encodes these proteins:
- the LOC135975568 gene encoding P-selectin-like isoform X2: MGSAGGLCSSPRAWGCGWNVTRLLCFAAISWVLVTQVEVGAWTYHYGNKSDYSWELARDFCRSFYTDLVAIQNQGEIAYLNSVLPRHRTYYWIGLRKINNVWTWVGTNKALTKEAENWANKEPNNKGRNLDCVEIYIKRDRDAGRWNDENCQKKKRALCYQAFCQRSSCSQHGECVETIGNYTCDCYPGFYRPECEHEITDLMVNQTPTSVSDFEGSELTMNCTFKTVNNHSTMYVRWYNYGTEALKTELVNDSDVITTLHLDNGFASLTLKNANSSDTGTYVCEVGITARNLSVSGAGTQVTITPVNQTR; the protein is encoded by the exons ATG GGCAGCGCCGGAGGACTCTGCTCCAGTCCAAGGGCTTGGGGATGTGGCTGGAATGTCACCCGACTCCTGTGCTTTGCTGCCATTAGCTGGG TGCTAGTGACTCAGGTGGAAGTGGGAGCCTGGACCTACCATTATGGTAACAAATCTGATTACTCCTGGGAGCTGGCCAGAGACTTTTGCAGGTCATTCTACACTGACCTCGTAGCAATCCAGAACCAGGGGGAAATTGCTTATCTCAACAGTGTCTTACCCCGCCATAGAACATACTACTGGATTGGGCTACGAAAAATAAACAATGTCTGGACGTGGGTTGGCACCAACAAGGCCCTGACGAAGGAGGCTGAGAACTGGGCTAACAAGGAACCCAACAATAAAGGGAGGAACCTAGACTGTGTGGAGATTTACATAAAGAGGGATCGTGATGCTGGAAGATGGAAtgatgagaactgccaaaagaaaaagagggcGCTGTGTTACCAAG CGTTTTGCCAGCGTTCCTCCTGCAGCCAGCATGGCGAGTGCGTGGAGACCATCGGGAACTACACCTGTGATTGCTACCCTGGTTTCTACAGGCCTGAGTGTGAACACG AAATTACCGACCTGATGGTGAATCAAACCCCAACCAGTGTCAGTGATTTCGAAGGCTCAGAACTTACCATGAATTGTACATTCAAGACAGTCAATAATCACAGCACCATGTATGTGCGATGGTATAACTATGGGACGGAGGCACTAAAGACAGAGCTGGTGAATGACAGCGATGTGATCACAACCCTGCATTTGGACAATGGGTTTGCCTCTCTCACTTTGAAGAATGCGAATTCATCTGATACAGGAACCTACGTGTGTGAGGTGGGGATCACAGCAAGGAACCTGTCTGTGTCAGGAGCCGGAACCCAGGTGACCATCA CTCCTGTCAATCAGACAAGATGA
- the LOC135975568 gene encoding P-selectin-like isoform X1, whose product MKSPGSAGGLCSSPRAWGCGWNVTRLLCFAAISWVLVTQVEVGAWTYHYGNKSDYSWELARDFCRSFYTDLVAIQNQGEIAYLNSVLPRHRTYYWIGLRKINNVWTWVGTNKALTKEAENWANKEPNNKGRNLDCVEIYIKRDRDAGRWNDENCQKKKRALCYQAFCQRSSCSQHGECVETIGNYTCDCYPGFYRPECEHEITDLMVNQTPTSVSDFEGSELTMNCTFKTVNNHSTMYVRWYNYGTEALKTELVNDSDVITTLHLDNGFASLTLKNANSSDTGTYVCEVGITARNLSVSGAGTQVTITPVNQTR is encoded by the exons atgaagtcaccg GGCAGCGCCGGAGGACTCTGCTCCAGTCCAAGGGCTTGGGGATGTGGCTGGAATGTCACCCGACTCCTGTGCTTTGCTGCCATTAGCTGGG TGCTAGTGACTCAGGTGGAAGTGGGAGCCTGGACCTACCATTATGGTAACAAATCTGATTACTCCTGGGAGCTGGCCAGAGACTTTTGCAGGTCATTCTACACTGACCTCGTAGCAATCCAGAACCAGGGGGAAATTGCTTATCTCAACAGTGTCTTACCCCGCCATAGAACATACTACTGGATTGGGCTACGAAAAATAAACAATGTCTGGACGTGGGTTGGCACCAACAAGGCCCTGACGAAGGAGGCTGAGAACTGGGCTAACAAGGAACCCAACAATAAAGGGAGGAACCTAGACTGTGTGGAGATTTACATAAAGAGGGATCGTGATGCTGGAAGATGGAAtgatgagaactgccaaaagaaaaagagggcGCTGTGTTACCAAG CGTTTTGCCAGCGTTCCTCCTGCAGCCAGCATGGCGAGTGCGTGGAGACCATCGGGAACTACACCTGTGATTGCTACCCTGGTTTCTACAGGCCTGAGTGTGAACACG AAATTACCGACCTGATGGTGAATCAAACCCCAACCAGTGTCAGTGATTTCGAAGGCTCAGAACTTACCATGAATTGTACATTCAAGACAGTCAATAATCACAGCACCATGTATGTGCGATGGTATAACTATGGGACGGAGGCACTAAAGACAGAGCTGGTGAATGACAGCGATGTGATCACAACCCTGCATTTGGACAATGGGTTTGCCTCTCTCACTTTGAAGAATGCGAATTCATCTGATACAGGAACCTACGTGTGTGAGGTGGGGATCACAGCAAGGAACCTGTCTGTGTCAGGAGCCGGAACCCAGGTGACCATCA CTCCTGTCAATCAGACAAGATGA